The Candidatus Paceibacterota bacterium genome has a segment encoding these proteins:
- a CDS encoding dihydrofolate reductase family protein, giving the protein MKVFIIAALTADGFIARDSSQSPFTWTSKEDKKRFVELTKRAGVVVMGSETFKTFPQPLKERVNIVYSRSQSFKGAEMTQDEPRVLLQKLAERGFAEVAICGGGQIYTLFMKAGVVTTLYMTVEPTLFGQGLSLFNQEISQSLRLVNKETTATGTIFLEYEVV; this is encoded by the coding sequence ATGAAAGTATTTATCATTGCAGCCTTGACCGCAGACGGTTTCATTGCCCGCGACTCGAGCCAGTCGCCTTTTACTTGGACTAGCAAAGAAGACAAGAAAAGGTTTGTGGAGCTCACCAAGCGAGCGGGAGTGGTGGTGATGGGATCAGAAACCTTCAAAACGTTTCCCCAGCCGCTAAAAGAACGAGTCAATATCGTGTACTCCCGCTCGCAAAGTTTTAAAGGTGCAGAAATGACCCAAGACGAGCCGCGCGTCCTTTTGCAAAAACTCGCCGAGCGAGGGTTTGCCGAAGTGGCTATCTGTGGTGGCGGTCAGATCTACACCCTGTTTATGAAAGCTGGAGTGGTCACGACACTCTACATGACTGTCGAACCCACTCTCTTTGGCCAAGGCCTATCACTTTTTAATCAAGAAATTTCTCAAAGCCTGCGTCTCGTGAACAAAGAGACAACCGCCACCGGAACAATTTTTCTTGAATACGAAGTGGTGA